One part of the Sorangiineae bacterium MSr11954 genome encodes these proteins:
- a CDS encoding UvrD-helicase domain-containing protein: MSSVDVELNTPQAEAVAHVNGPLLVFAGAGSGKTRVITYRVANLIARERIAPYRILAVTFTNKAAGEMKHRLTGLAGEDVVRDLWVGTFHATCARLLRRHGEAIGLTRNFLIYDTQDQKAVVTRVLRELDLDERRYPPRSVLYQIHKEKQEGRGPDEMSPESYVDDAVIKVFRRYEAHMREANAVDFEDLIGHMVRLLEREGEGDAIRRRFSHVLVDEFQDTNAMQYRLVRALVRDHNNICVVGDDDQSIYRWRGADVRNIRYFRRDFPGATVVKLEQNYRSTGNIVRAALGVIAPSPHREPKELWTQNDNGPPIEVMAAADERDEAAFVTGRVLDARKAGASLREIAVFYRVHAQSRVLEEALRIANLPYQIVGGTKFYERAEVKDALAYLRLLANPRSDVDLLRIINTPARGIGTTTVDRLVSFAGSRNQSIHEALEVIDEARDIAAAAQKRLAALRHLLERLRARVEIASPSDVFLEMIEQTGYREALRADNTAESDARLENLAELGGSIREYEASAAAAGEKASLDGFLESVSLQSDIDGLRDEPRVTLMTVHGAKGLEFEYVFLTGMEEDMFPYKSMDERGDEELEEERRLAYVALTRARRHLVLTHTQARQIFGKTRWGAPSRFLRDLPREAIVHKQTRGAKSVPQRFIDRPERPLAPAPWAAASRGGWGAPSAPPAPARPAPSQTPGQRYVDREFFQDDHGGESAPLRRGSRVRHQQFGEGEVRSVVHAAEPAVVAFFPGWGEKKILTRFLRPA, translated from the coding sequence GTGTCCTCCGTCGATGTCGAACTCAACACGCCGCAAGCCGAGGCCGTCGCCCATGTGAACGGGCCGCTGCTCGTATTTGCAGGTGCGGGAAGCGGAAAAACGCGGGTCATCACCTACCGCGTGGCGAACCTCATCGCGCGCGAGCGCATCGCGCCCTACCGCATTTTGGCCGTCACGTTCACCAACAAGGCCGCGGGCGAGATGAAGCATCGCCTCACGGGGCTCGCGGGCGAAGACGTGGTGCGCGATCTATGGGTCGGCACCTTTCACGCGACGTGCGCGCGCTTGCTGCGCCGCCATGGCGAGGCCATCGGTCTTACCCGCAACTTTCTCATTTACGACACGCAGGACCAAAAGGCGGTGGTCACCCGGGTGCTGCGCGAGCTCGATCTCGACGAGCGGCGCTATCCGCCGCGCAGCGTTCTGTACCAGATCCACAAGGAGAAGCAGGAGGGGCGGGGCCCCGACGAGATGAGCCCCGAGTCGTACGTCGACGACGCGGTCATCAAGGTCTTCCGCCGCTACGAGGCGCACATGCGCGAGGCGAACGCGGTCGACTTCGAGGATCTCATCGGCCATATGGTGCGGCTGCTCGAGCGCGAAGGGGAGGGCGACGCGATCCGGCGGCGCTTCTCGCACGTGCTCGTCGACGAGTTCCAAGACACGAACGCCATGCAGTACCGCTTGGTGCGCGCCCTCGTCCGCGACCACAACAACATTTGCGTGGTCGGCGACGACGATCAATCCATCTACCGCTGGCGCGGCGCGGACGTGCGCAACATCCGCTACTTCCGCCGCGACTTCCCCGGCGCCACGGTCGTGAAGCTCGAGCAGAACTACCGCTCCACGGGGAACATCGTGCGCGCGGCCTTGGGGGTCATCGCGCCCTCGCCGCACCGTGAGCCCAAGGAGCTCTGGACCCAGAACGACAACGGCCCGCCCATCGAGGTGATGGCCGCCGCCGACGAGCGCGACGAAGCCGCCTTCGTCACCGGCCGCGTCCTCGACGCGCGCAAGGCGGGGGCCAGCTTGCGCGAAATCGCCGTCTTCTACCGCGTTCATGCGCAGTCCCGCGTTCTGGAAGAAGCGCTGCGCATCGCCAACTTGCCGTACCAGATCGTGGGCGGCACCAAGTTCTACGAGCGCGCCGAGGTGAAAGATGCGCTCGCGTACTTGCGCCTCTTGGCCAACCCGCGCAGCGACGTCGATCTCCTGCGCATCATCAACACCCCGGCGCGCGGCATCGGCACCACCACCGTCGATCGGCTGGTGAGCTTCGCCGGCTCGCGCAACCAGTCGATCCACGAGGCGCTCGAGGTCATCGACGAGGCGCGCGACATCGCCGCGGCCGCGCAGAAGCGGCTGGCCGCGCTGCGCCACTTGCTCGAGCGGCTGCGCGCGCGGGTGGAGATCGCATCGCCCAGCGACGTGTTCTTGGAGATGATCGAGCAAACCGGCTACCGCGAAGCGCTGCGGGCCGACAACACGGCGGAGTCGGATGCGCGCCTCGAGAACCTCGCGGAGCTCGGTGGGTCCATTCGCGAGTACGAGGCGAGCGCCGCGGCGGCGGGCGAAAAGGCGTCGCTCGATGGGTTCCTCGAGAGCGTCTCGCTCCAGAGCGACATCGACGGCCTTCGCGACGAGCCGCGCGTGACCTTGATGACGGTGCACGGCGCCAAGGGCCTCGAGTTCGAGTACGTCTTCCTCACGGGGATGGAGGAGGACATGTTCCCCTACAAGAGCATGGACGAGCGCGGCGACGAGGAGCTCGAGGAAGAGCGCCGCCTCGCCTATGTCGCCCTGACGCGCGCGCGGCGCCATTTGGTGCTCACCCACACCCAGGCGCGCCAGATCTTCGGCAAGACGCGCTGGGGCGCCCCAAGCCGCTTTTTGCGCGATCTTCCGCGCGAGGCCATCGTTCACAAGCAAACCCGCGGCGCCAAGTCGGTCCCGCAGCGCTTCATCGACCGCCCGGAGCGCCCGCTGGCCCCCGCGCCGTGGGCCGCTGCATCGCGCGGCGGCTGGGGAGCGCCGTCTGCGCCGCCGGCCCCCGCGAGGCCCGCGCCGAGCCAAACGCCGGGGCAGCGCTATGTCGATCGCGAGTTCTTCCAAGACGATCACGGCGGCGAAAGCGCGCCGCTGCGCCGTGGGTCGCGGGTGCGTCACCAGCAGTTCGGCGAGGGCGAGGTTCGCAGCGTGGTGCATGCCGCGGAGCCCGCGGTGGTCGCGTTCTTTCCGGGCTGGGGCGAGAAAAAGATCCTCACGCGGTTCCTACGGCCCGCTTAA
- a CDS encoding glycosyltransferase family 39 protein — MSDPIDTPPASPEPQSSAPSAQGEMARAESAQAQGEMAQRSPLSDDSAQAGETAQAGETAQAGETAQAERESAQAERESAQPAGEPSQRAQVVSEKAARRTLLQWPAAIGWRDHGIGAALFVAYVAWLVVTARSLGFPRDESFYFRAGSSYAYWFQQLVEHPKQALEQGAIDGAWSYNHEHPSLMKSLFGISWLVLHEKWKLVADASTAYRLPGMAMGGMSLWVTYLFGARVFSRLAGVIAAAFLALMPHIFFHSHLACFDIPIMAMWLLSVYVYFRSVQEGTLGWALAAGIVYGLTLETKHNAWILPAVFVPHALVTYGRFLSAGPRPGRFRFPMELVAMATVGPFVFYALWPWMWTDTANRIQEYLNFHLNHEYYNIEYLGKNVFGPPSPRSYAPVMILATVPSITLLCFLLGAGDRLWALAKRVRGAFTAGETPRRPSAEPDLLLFLAFAAPLAVFFLPKTPIFGGTKHWLPAYPFLALFAGRGFELVARALDARLTAWSDVRRTVARWALAVACLLAPLAITAHSHPFGLSAYVPLVGGTAGGADLGLNRQFWGFTTQSVAPYLRDHAPRGASVFIHDTTGDAWARMLDEGRVRGDLRATWGPGEAMFSLVQHELHMNEVDYSIWVAYGTSAPIYVLTHDGVPIVSVYRRK, encoded by the coding sequence ATGAGCGATCCGATCGATACCCCTCCGGCGTCTCCCGAGCCGCAGTCGTCGGCGCCATCGGCGCAGGGCGAAATGGCGCGTGCCGAATCGGCGCAGGCGCAGGGCGAAATGGCGCAACGTTCGCCGTTGTCGGACGACTCGGCGCAGGCGGGCGAAACGGCGCAGGCGGGCGAAACGGCGCAGGCGGGCGAAACGGCGCAGGCGGAGCGCGAATCGGCGCAGGCGGAGCGCGAATCGGCGCAGCCCGCAGGCGAACCGTCGCAGCGTGCGCAAGTCGTGTCGGAGAAAGCCGCGCGGCGGACCTTGTTGCAGTGGCCGGCTGCGATCGGCTGGCGCGACCATGGGATCGGCGCGGCCCTCTTCGTGGCGTATGTCGCGTGGCTGGTGGTGACGGCGCGCTCGCTCGGCTTTCCGCGGGACGAGAGCTTCTATTTCCGCGCGGGCTCCAGCTACGCGTATTGGTTCCAGCAGCTCGTCGAGCACCCGAAGCAAGCCCTCGAGCAGGGCGCCATCGATGGCGCGTGGTCGTACAACCACGAGCACCCGTCGTTGATGAAGAGCCTCTTCGGCATCTCATGGCTCGTGCTCCACGAAAAGTGGAAGCTCGTCGCCGACGCCAGCACCGCGTACCGCCTGCCCGGCATGGCCATGGGCGGCATGTCGCTCTGGGTCACGTATCTCTTTGGCGCGCGGGTCTTCTCACGCCTGGCAGGCGTGATCGCGGCGGCGTTCCTTGCGCTGATGCCGCATATCTTCTTTCACTCGCACCTCGCCTGCTTCGATATCCCGATCATGGCGATGTGGCTCCTCTCCGTGTACGTGTACTTCCGCTCCGTGCAGGAAGGCACCCTCGGCTGGGCGCTCGCCGCCGGCATCGTCTACGGCCTCACCCTGGAGACCAAGCACAACGCCTGGATTCTCCCCGCCGTTTTCGTGCCCCACGCCCTCGTGACCTACGGCCGCTTCTTGTCGGCGGGCCCGCGCCCGGGGCGCTTTCGGTTCCCGATGGAGCTCGTGGCGATGGCCACCGTCGGGCCGTTCGTCTTCTACGCGCTATGGCCGTGGATGTGGACCGATACGGCAAATCGGATCCAAGAGTACCTCAATTTTCATTTGAATCACGAATATTACAATATCGAATACCTCGGTAAGAACGTGTTCGGCCCTCCGTCGCCGCGCAGCTATGCGCCGGTGATGATCCTCGCCACCGTGCCGAGCATCACGCTCCTGTGCTTTCTATTGGGCGCGGGGGATCGGCTTTGGGCGCTGGCCAAGCGGGTGCGGGGTGCGTTCACGGCGGGCGAGACGCCGCGCCGTCCGAGCGCCGAGCCGGATCTTTTGCTGTTCCTCGCCTTTGCGGCGCCCTTGGCCGTGTTCTTTCTTCCGAAGACGCCCATCTTCGGTGGCACCAAGCATTGGTTGCCCGCGTACCCGTTCTTGGCGCTGTTCGCGGGGCGCGGCTTCGAGCTCGTGGCGCGCGCGCTCGATGCGCGGCTCACCGCGTGGTCCGACGTGCGCCGCACCGTGGCGCGATGGGCGCTCGCCGTGGCTTGCCTGCTGGCGCCGCTTGCCATCACGGCGCATTCGCATCCGTTCGGCCTCTCGGCCTATGTGCCGCTGGTGGGCGGAACGGCAGGCGGCGCGGATCTCGGGCTCAACCGGCAATTCTGGGGCTTTACCACGCAGAGCGTCGCGCCGTACCTGCGCGACCATGCGCCGCGCGGCGCCAGCGTGTTCATTCACGACACCACCGGCGACGCGTGGGCGCGCATGCTCGACGAAGGCCGGGTCCGCGGGGATTTGCGCGCAACGTGGGGCCCGGGCGAGGCGATGTTCTCGCTCGTCCAGCACGAGCTTCATATGAACGAGGTCGACTACTCGATCTGGGTGGCGTATGGCACCAGCGCGCCGATTTACGTGCTCACGCACGATGGTGTGCCCATCGTCAGCGTCTACCGGCGCAAGTGA
- a CDS encoding NAD(P)/FAD-dependent oxidoreductase, whose product MEFDVAIVGGGPAGSTTAIALAKAAPGRTIVLLEKATYPREKYCAGALGGRGEKILAELDASPKVPSVPLEGISFRGLGGERKESVGSIGRVVRRAEFDHALANIAASRGVTVAEGARVEAIDVEPAGSGDISRARARVTTSRGEYRARVVVGADGVGSTVRKAMGHGAGRLRAQVLEVDTEPVPDDRARSMLHFDLTDHSFSGYFWDFPTLVDGRALHCRGIYRILLNNEPVDLEHRLRERLAHMGLDLSRYKQKRFAERGYEPDLPLATNHLMLVGEAAGIDPVTGEGIAQAIEYGALAGPFLADVLAGRAVLPSWSDVVRRSRLGWDLRKRTRMLPHFFGELRAVSERFLVGSGGSPLRTGIRHFAGHRQSAADMAVSVMGAGAHYMAMRLGERSRPAIPAGDRD is encoded by the coding sequence GTGGAATTCGATGTCGCGATCGTGGGCGGTGGTCCTGCGGGTAGCACGACGGCGATCGCGCTCGCAAAGGCCGCCCCCGGCCGAACGATCGTGCTCCTCGAAAAAGCCACGTATCCACGTGAGAAATATTGCGCGGGCGCCCTTGGTGGCCGCGGCGAAAAGATACTTGCCGAGCTCGACGCCTCCCCCAAGGTTCCATCCGTCCCCCTCGAAGGGATCTCATTTCGCGGGCTCGGAGGCGAACGAAAAGAGTCGGTCGGCTCGATTGGCCGTGTGGTTCGGCGCGCGGAGTTCGATCATGCGCTCGCCAACATCGCGGCCTCCCGCGGGGTAACGGTGGCAGAAGGAGCGAGGGTCGAGGCCATCGACGTCGAGCCCGCGGGCTCGGGTGACATCTCGCGTGCGCGGGCTCGCGTGACCACCTCGCGCGGGGAATACCGGGCCCGAGTGGTCGTCGGCGCCGACGGCGTGGGGAGCACGGTGCGCAAAGCCATGGGCCATGGGGCCGGCCGTTTGCGCGCGCAAGTGCTCGAAGTGGACACGGAGCCCGTGCCCGACGATCGCGCGCGGAGCATGCTCCACTTCGATCTGACGGACCACTCGTTCTCCGGTTACTTCTGGGATTTTCCCACCTTGGTGGACGGCCGAGCGCTCCATTGCCGCGGCATCTATCGCATTCTCTTGAACAACGAACCGGTCGATCTGGAGCATCGCCTTCGCGAGCGATTGGCGCACATGGGCCTCGATCTTTCGCGCTACAAGCAAAAACGATTTGCCGAACGAGGCTACGAGCCCGACTTACCCCTCGCGACCAACCACTTGATGCTGGTGGGCGAGGCCGCGGGCATCGATCCGGTGACCGGCGAGGGCATCGCGCAAGCCATCGAGTACGGCGCGCTGGCGGGCCCCTTTTTGGCCGACGTTCTGGCCGGGCGGGCCGTGCTCCCGAGCTGGAGCGACGTGGTCCGGCGCTCGCGTCTGGGGTGGGATTTGCGCAAGCGCACCCGCATGCTGCCGCACTTTTTCGGCGAGCTTCGCGCCGTCTCCGAGCGGTTCCTCGTGGGCAGCGGCGGCTCACCGCTGCGCACGGGCATCCGGCATTTCGCCGGCCATCGGCAGTCGGCGGCCGACATGGCCGTGTCGGTGATGGGCGCGGGCGCGCACTATATGGCGATGCGACTCGGCGAGCGCTCCCGGCCGGCGATCCCGGCCGGCGATCGCGACTAA
- a CDS encoding HAMP domain-containing histidine kinase — protein sequence MVLASFAIVVACFGASTLYSDLRLHDVAIQSGDVSHNSLPSIVHLAEIRTTLHDLDEVTNDAISPAYRGAVPIERTLSTLREARAAYEALPGSSEEEPAMWRPVRDQLDAIERRAQNLASEMHRTDSNSEVVRAGRIALREDVARVDDALRDLVAFNARQGAKTMERLDEDRRRIRLVGFTLDAVSLIVSIALAALAARAVKRYTGLVERRADELETFASRVAHDVRGPLTPALGAMEIARKKLSNSHELAPILDRGVRSVRLVESIVDGLLAFARAGAQPEPGAYADFRTAVEEAMSECQPYADSRRVELRAESMPDVAVRCTPGLLASVLSNLVRNAIKYIGDGNGESGGSGTDSIRHIPIDEERAVTVRAVAEGDVLRCEVIDTGPGIPPAMQRAIFLPHVRLDRRGHGLGLGLATVDRVVRAHGGQVGVTANPKGEGSLFWFELPQATTDDVR from the coding sequence ATGGTACTCGCCTCCTTCGCCATCGTGGTCGCCTGCTTCGGCGCATCGACGCTCTATTCGGATCTGCGTCTGCACGACGTGGCGATTCAATCGGGCGATGTCTCCCACAATTCGCTCCCGAGCATCGTTCATCTGGCCGAAATCCGCACCACCTTGCACGATCTCGACGAGGTGACCAACGACGCGATCAGCCCCGCGTACCGCGGCGCGGTGCCCATCGAGCGCACCCTCTCGACCTTGCGCGAAGCGCGCGCGGCCTACGAAGCGCTCCCCGGATCGAGCGAGGAGGAGCCCGCCATGTGGCGGCCCGTTCGCGACCAACTCGACGCCATCGAGCGGCGCGCGCAGAACCTCGCCAGCGAGATGCACCGCACCGATTCGAACTCCGAGGTGGTGCGGGCCGGCCGCATCGCGCTGCGCGAAGACGTGGCGCGTGTCGACGATGCGCTGCGCGATCTGGTCGCCTTCAACGCGCGGCAAGGCGCCAAGACCATGGAGCGCCTCGACGAGGACCGACGGCGCATTCGGCTGGTGGGCTTTACGCTCGACGCCGTCAGCCTCATCGTCTCGATCGCCCTGGCGGCGCTCGCGGCCCGGGCCGTCAAGCGTTATACCGGGCTGGTCGAGCGACGCGCGGACGAGCTCGAAACCTTCGCCAGCCGTGTAGCACACGATGTGCGCGGACCCCTCACGCCCGCCTTGGGCGCCATGGAAATTGCGCGCAAGAAGCTGTCGAACTCACACGAGCTCGCGCCCATCCTCGATCGCGGCGTGCGCAGCGTGCGCCTGGTGGAGAGCATCGTCGACGGGCTTTTGGCCTTTGCGCGGGCGGGCGCCCAGCCCGAGCCCGGCGCCTACGCGGATTTTCGCACCGCGGTCGAAGAGGCGATGAGCGAGTGTCAGCCGTACGCCGACTCACGGCGCGTGGAGCTGCGCGCGGAGTCCATGCCGGATGTGGCAGTGCGTTGCACACCGGGCCTCTTGGCCAGCGTTCTCTCGAACCTGGTGCGCAACGCCATCAAATACATCGGCGACGGAAATGGCGAGAGCGGCGGCTCCGGCACCGACTCCATCCGCCACATTCCCATCGACGAGGAGCGCGCGGTCACCGTGCGCGCGGTGGCGGAGGGAGACGTCCTGCGTTGCGAGGTGATCGACACGGGTCCGGGCATTCCGCCCGCCATGCAGCGCGCTATTTTTCTGCCTCATGTCCGGCTCGATCGGCGGGGGCACGGTCTTGGCCTCGGGCTTGCCACCGTGGACCGGGTGGTGCGTGCGCATGGCGGGCAAGTGGGCGTCACGGCGAATCCAAAGGGGGAGGGCTCGCTCTTTTGGTTCGAGCTGCCCCAAGCCACCACCGACGACGTCCGGTGA
- a CDS encoding polymer-forming cytoskeletal protein encodes MARSTTRNTSDESEARIGSGAQVRGRIAGDGDLTVEGRVEGDIVLRGLLTIAEGGTVAADTVEAEEITVAGTLEGELRVKGPVRALAGARVRGNIRGGNLALEEGAEFSGRVDFDFELPAELESGAPAAANGGGARLPAASGRR; translated from the coding sequence ATGGCGCGATCCACGACACGAAACACCTCGGACGAGAGTGAGGCACGCATCGGCAGCGGCGCTCAGGTGCGCGGGCGCATCGCGGGCGACGGGGATCTCACCGTCGAAGGGCGCGTCGAAGGCGACATCGTCCTGCGCGGGCTCCTGACCATCGCCGAAGGAGGCACCGTCGCCGCCGATACGGTGGAGGCGGAAGAGATCACGGTGGCAGGCACCCTCGAAGGCGAGCTGCGGGTCAAAGGCCCCGTGCGGGCCCTTGCAGGCGCGCGCGTCCGCGGCAACATTCGTGGTGGCAACCTGGCGTTGGAGGAGGGGGCAGAATTTTCGGGGCGGGTCGACTTCGATTTCGAGCTTCCCGCTGAACTCGAGTCGGGGGCGCCGGCAGCAGCCAACGGAGGAGGCGCTCGCCTGCCGGCAGCGTCCGGCCGTCGCTAG
- a CDS encoding polymer-forming cytoskeletal protein: protein MASTIIGAGITIEGEITTDDDVVVQGTVRGKLTAKDSVTVESGAVVEADIVGGPLAVSGSITGNIQSSDRVDLQPGARVVGNVKATRITIADGAQFKGNVDMDV from the coding sequence ATGGCGAGCACGATCATCGGCGCAGGGATCACGATCGAAGGGGAGATCACCACGGACGACGACGTCGTCGTGCAAGGGACCGTTCGCGGCAAGCTCACGGCCAAGGACTCCGTGACCGTCGAATCGGGCGCGGTGGTCGAAGCGGACATCGTGGGCGGCCCGCTCGCGGTGTCGGGCTCCATCACGGGCAACATTCAATCGAGCGATCGCGTCGATCTTCAACCCGGTGCCCGCGTCGTTGGCAACGTGAAGGCCACCCGCATCACCATCGCCGACGGCGCCCAGTTCAAGGGCAACGTCGACATGGACGTGTGA
- a CDS encoding polymer-forming cytoskeletal protein, with the protein MAETTVIGRSSHIRGRITGSADLEIAGHVEGTVEIAGELVVTAEGRVAATLSAERVIIRGAVKGDVTATEAIHLEDGARVVGDVRAPRIAIAPGALFRGYVQTAGDQASPNARTRVQPAAVSTPSASRATNNGRPAITPAALTRASTAPTAQVVAARVEVRSPAQQAAARPSAPPARTVPASNHNPSSPPGRATAPAGAKPGPPAPTVPVLKKGARGTLQKKRA; encoded by the coding sequence ATGGCAGAGACCACTGTAATCGGCCGAAGCTCGCACATCCGAGGGCGCATCACCGGCTCCGCGGATCTCGAGATCGCGGGCCACGTGGAGGGCACGGTGGAGATCGCGGGCGAGCTGGTCGTGACCGCCGAAGGCCGCGTCGCCGCCACCCTGTCCGCCGAGCGGGTCATCATCCGCGGCGCCGTCAAAGGCGATGTCACCGCCACCGAAGCGATCCACCTCGAAGACGGCGCCCGCGTCGTCGGCGACGTGCGCGCCCCCCGCATCGCCATCGCCCCGGGAGCCCTCTTCCGCGGCTACGTGCAAACCGCCGGCGATCAAGCCTCACCGAACGCGCGCACGCGCGTGCAGCCCGCCGCCGTGAGCACCCCCAGCGCTTCGCGCGCCACCAACAACGGGCGCCCAGCCATCACGCCGGCGGCGCTCACGCGCGCCTCCACGGCCCCCACCGCCCAAGTCGTGGCCGCGAGGGTCGAGGTTCGGAGCCCGGCGCAGCAAGCCGCCGCGCGGCCCTCGGCGCCGCCTGCGCGAACGGTGCCCGCGTCGAATCACAATCCCTCGTCGCCCCCTGGTCGCGCGACCGCGCCGGCGGGGGCCAAGCCGGGTCCGCCGGCCCCCACGGTCCCCGTTCTCAAGAAGGGCGCCCGAGGGACCCTGCAGAAGAAGCGCGCGTAG
- the pyrE gene encoding orotate phosphoribosyltransferase, whose product MSPWQRLLELLKVHSYRKQRVTLASGKESDFFIDCKQTILGAEGHALTGEILYEAVQQLRPCHAVAGVELGGCPLASAVSLTSFLRDEPLDAIYVRKEVKDHGSRRTLEGDVRLPAGARVVLLEDVITTGGSTLKAVAKLTDAGHTVAGVVVLVDRLEGGREAIEAAGLTVRAIYTRTDFDPSV is encoded by the coding sequence ATGTCTCCGTGGCAGCGCCTCCTCGAACTGCTCAAGGTGCACTCGTACCGGAAGCAGCGCGTGACCCTGGCTTCGGGCAAAGAGAGCGACTTCTTCATCGACTGCAAGCAGACGATCCTAGGCGCTGAGGGGCACGCGCTCACCGGCGAGATCCTGTACGAGGCGGTGCAGCAGCTGCGGCCGTGTCATGCGGTGGCGGGGGTGGAGCTCGGGGGCTGTCCGCTGGCCAGCGCCGTTTCGCTCACGAGCTTCTTGCGCGACGAGCCGCTCGACGCCATCTACGTCCGCAAAGAGGTAAAGGATCACGGCAGTCGCCGAACGCTCGAGGGCGACGTTCGCCTCCCGGCGGGGGCACGCGTCGTGCTGCTCGAAGACGTGATCACGACGGGTGGTTCCACGTTGAAGGCGGTCGCCAAGCTGACGGATGCCGGTCACACCGTGGCGGGCGTGGTGGTGCTGGTGGATCGGCTCGAGGGCGGGCGTGAGGCCATCGAGGCGGCGGGGCTCACGGTGCGTGCAATTTACACGCGAACGGATTTCGATCCGTCGGTGTGA
- a CDS encoding ATP-binding protein: MTTSGIGLYGDMPLVPVPHVKREILEEWRRRVRSESNERGVIRTEPALSRFVPELVERLFSVDDEERQSGAILVASARHSENCTVAEAIRELSLLRSAILRAFSRGGVRLSTTAIEYVHHEIDHAMAEIVSDIHRVACARLAASHRVEHALRENEDRMRLALVAAEVGTWEFRPITGELTWDDRCKQIWGLPDGHEPSYDAFLRGIHPEDRPRVEAIVEQTLEPRSGGTYKIEYRAVGLSHGPERWVSCEGKCFFDDAGRPTRFIGTVLDITERRREVEFRERFVGMLGHDLRQPLSVVNYASETLLKQGLPNDSLELVRRVVRSGDRMNRMIRDLLDFARGRQGGGIPVARKSLDLHELMRHLVDEIATVNPARTIELAVDGDGSGHWDPDRMAQVFQNLLCNAVTYGAADTPIYVVMVEEGRFLETTITNYGPPIPKSELGQLFSPYRRGGRARSAERLPRGLGLGLYIAQEIVLAHGGSIEATSDSDSGTTFTVLLPRG; the protein is encoded by the coding sequence ATGACGACTTCGGGGATCGGGCTCTACGGCGACATGCCGCTCGTGCCGGTTCCGCACGTTAAGCGTGAAATTCTCGAGGAGTGGAGGCGACGCGTTCGCTCCGAGAGCAACGAGCGCGGGGTCATTCGCACCGAGCCCGCGCTCTCTCGCTTCGTTCCGGAACTGGTCGAGCGGCTTTTTAGTGTGGACGACGAGGAGAGGCAATCGGGGGCCATCCTCGTCGCGAGCGCCCGCCACTCCGAAAACTGTACGGTCGCCGAGGCCATTCGCGAGCTCTCGCTGCTTCGAAGCGCCATTCTTCGCGCGTTTTCGCGCGGGGGCGTGCGTTTATCGACGACGGCGATCGAATACGTGCATCACGAGATCGATCATGCCATGGCCGAAATCGTATCGGACATTCATCGCGTTGCCTGCGCCCGGCTCGCCGCGAGCCATCGCGTGGAGCACGCGCTTCGCGAAAACGAGGATCGCATGCGACTCGCGCTCGTTGCCGCCGAAGTCGGCACATGGGAATTCCGGCCGATAACCGGCGAGCTCACCTGGGACGATCGCTGCAAACAAATATGGGGTTTGCCCGACGGGCACGAGCCCTCGTACGACGCTTTCCTTCGAGGAATTCACCCCGAAGATCGCCCGCGGGTCGAAGCGATCGTGGAGCAGACCTTGGAGCCGCGCAGCGGCGGCACCTACAAGATTGAATACCGCGCGGTCGGTCTGAGCCACGGGCCCGAGCGGTGGGTCAGCTGCGAAGGCAAATGCTTTTTCGATGACGCGGGGCGGCCCACGCGCTTCATCGGCACGGTGCTCGACATCACCGAGCGTCGCCGCGAGGTCGAGTTCCGCGAGCGCTTCGTGGGCATGTTGGGCCACGATCTGCGCCAGCCGCTGTCGGTGGTGAACTACGCGTCGGAGACGCTCTTGAAGCAAGGGCTCCCGAACGATTCGCTCGAGCTGGTGCGCCGCGTGGTCCGCTCGGGCGATCGCATGAACCGCATGATCCGCGATCTGCTCGACTTCGCGCGCGGCCGCCAAGGCGGCGGTATTCCCGTGGCGCGCAAGTCGCTCGATCTGCACGAGTTGATGCGCCATTTGGTGGACGAGATTGCGACCGTCAACCCGGCGCGCACCATCGAGCTCGCGGTCGATGGCGATGGAAGCGGGCACTGGGATCCGGATCGCATGGCGCAGGTCTTTCAGAACTTGCTGTGCAACGCGGTGACCTACGGCGCGGCGGACACACCCATCTATGTGGTCATGGTGGAGGAAGGTCGGTTCTTGGAGACCACGATCACCAACTACGGTCCGCCCATCCCCAAGAGCGAGCTCGGTCAGCTATTCAGCCCCTACCGCCGAGGCGGCCGCGCGCGCTCCGCCGAGCGCTTGCCGCGGGGCCTGGGGCTCGGGCTCTACATCGCGCAGGAAATCGTGCTCGCGCACGGTGGCTCCATCGAGGCCACCAGCGACAGCGATTCGGGCACGACCTTTACGGTGCTGCTGCCGCGGGGTTAG